The genomic window GTCGGCCCGACCCCCTTCAGCGACTCCAGCGAGCCGGCGGTGGCCCGCTGGGCCACCTCGTCCGTCGGCAGCGCGCCGAGCACGGCGGCGGCCGTACGGAACGCGCGTACGCGATAGGTGGGGGCCCGGTCCCGCTCCAGCAGAAAAGCGATCCGGTCCAGGGCCTCGACGGGATCCATGGCACCTCCAGCCTCCCGCTTCCAGCGTCGCCCAGCCCCCGGGTACCCGCACGGCGGCCGTACGACCATTGCGCCCCGGCCGTACGCACAGGGGCGCCCCCACGGCCGTACGGATCGTGGGGCCGCCCATGGCGATGGGGCCGGCTGGACTCACCCGCCCGGACTCACCCACCCGGACCTCGCCCGGTCACCGGCCGCCCGAACCGCTCTACGCTCTAGATATGACCGAAAGCGCGAGCCCCTACATTTCCCACCCCCGGGTCATGGTGCTCGGGGTGCAGCCGGGTACGCCGCCGTTCCGGATCGTGGAGATCGACGGCCAGGTGGTCGGCGAGGCGAAGACGATGACGGACGTGCTGCGGGCCGCGGCGGCGTACGGGATCGTCGTCCACGACCTCGACGACCCGGACCAGGTGCGCTGGGTGGGCGGCGACAAGCTCACTTGGAAGCTGCACTAGCGCCCTTGCCGGCGCCCTTGCGGCGGATTTTGCGCAGGCGCCGCATCCAGCCGCCGCGCGGCGCCTTCTGCTGGGCGGGTGTCTTCCGCCGAGTCGGCGCCTTCCGCTGGGCCGGTGCGGCGTCCGGCTCGCGCGGGACCCGGGCGTGCACCGCCCGCCCGAGCCGTCGGCCCAGCAGCAGATAGCCCAGCAGGGCACCCGCGGTGTTGAGGATGACGTCGTCGATGTCGAAGGCGCGTCCGGTGACGACCGCGCCCTGCACCAGCTCGACGAGCAGCATCATCAACGCGGTCAGGGCGGGCACGCGCAGCAGGCCGCGCGCCCCGGGCGCCAGCACGGGCAGCAGGATTCCGAAGGGCACCCCCAGCAGGATGTTCCCGCCGATCTGTTTGATCGCGTCGCGCGGGTCGGGATGGTGCCAGTAGAGCTCCAGGGAGCTGCCGGG from Streptomyces sp. DSM 40750 includes these protein-coding regions:
- a CDS encoding VanZ family protein, encoding MARTTSRSRTTSRSRSTSRSRSTTSGHRSPAAPRDRRPLAWPLRLLAMALAFVAMVAFGAVLAGLTLQPSPASEALTHSNLRPGSSLELYWHHPDPRDAIKQIGGNILLGVPFGILLPVLAPGARGLLRVPALTALMMLLVELVQGAVVTGRAFDIDDVILNTAGALLGYLLLGRRLGRAVHARVPREPDAAPAQRKAPTRRKTPAQQKAPRGGWMRRLRKIRRKGAGKGASAASK